In a single window of the Nicotiana tomentosiformis chromosome 8, ASM39032v3, whole genome shotgun sequence genome:
- the LOC138897936 gene encoding uncharacterized protein translates to MRDTIAEQNDTIAELRRENNIRPQARRNVPLAPIVNQENPIDDFNDIGFDRVGRDRRGQRGRVEDDNISSIKMKMPSFKGNKGSRLWKKLTRDRLQEGQAPIATWAEMKRVMKKRFTPSHFQRELQQHLQILKQGFMFVDEYFKVMDMAMIQANCMEKEEATIDRFLNGLNKEIADVVELQQYVTIYELVDFSVKYDRNAFHDGRKNRYSLELNGRKFTLASLSPSQVFEDQKRLRETMEKPRGGIKSELEEKEKKGGQDISSLLQDFEDVFPEDIPNGLPPLCGIEHQINFVPGSQIPNRPTYRSNPEETKELQRQVEELLEKGFVRENMSHCSVPVLLVPKKDGTWRMCVDCRAINKITVKYRHPIPRLDDMLNQLHRSKIFSKIDLKSDYRHIRMNPGDEWKTAFKTKYGLYEWALVTWQHYLWPREFVIKSDYEFLKYLKSQGKDNVVADALSRMYLLVSTMTSKLMGFDQIKGLYANDVDFDKIFADLFVREAHCGGIMGHFGVPKILDILAENFFWPGMRKDVERMCAQCLECKQAKSKVLPHGLYKPLHVPTSPWIDISMDFVLGLPRIRYGKDSIYVVVDRFSKMARFIPCLKTNDASKDISMWYIFPCC, encoded by the exons ATGAGGGACACCATTGCtgagcaaaatgatacaatagctgaacttagaagggaaaataatattaggccccaagctaggagaaatgtaccccttgctcccattgtaaatcaagaaaaccctatagatgattttaatgatattggaTTTGATAGGGTTGGAAGAGATAGGAGGGGACAAAGAGgtagagtagaagatgataatataagcagtataaagatgaagatgccatCTTTTAAGGGGAACAAGGGATccagactt tggaaaaagcttactagggacagattgcaagaaggacaagcaccaattgctacttgggctgagatgaagaGGGTGATGAAAAAGAGATTCACaccatcacactttcaaagagagCTACAACAACACCTTCAAATATTGAAGCAAGGTTTCATGTTTGTGGATGAGTACTTTAAGGTtatggatatggctatgatccaagctaattgtatggagAAAGAAGAGGCTACAATAGATaggtttttaaatggtttaaataaggaaatagctgatgtagtagaattacaacaatatgtaacaataTATGAGTTAGTTGATTTCTCTGTAAAg TATGATAGGAATGCTTTTCATGATGgaaggaagaatagatattctcttgagctaaatggcaggaaatttactcttgcatctttatctccttctcaagtgtttgaagatcaaaaAAGATTAAGAGAAACAATGGAAAAACCAAGGGGAGGGATAAAAAGTGagcttgaggaaaaagaaaagaaaggaggccaaga tatttcttctcttttgcaggattttgaagatgtctttcctgaagatattcctaatggattgccACCTTTATGTGGCATTGAGCATCAAATTAATTTTGTGCCTGGATCACAAATCCCAAATAGGCCTACTTATAGGAGTAATCCAGAAGagacaaaagagcttcaaaggcAGGTTGAGGAGCTGCTTGAGAAAGGCTTTGTGAGAGAGAACATGAGCCATTGCTCTGTTCCCGTCCTATTGGTacccaaaaaggatggaacttggaggatgtgcgtagattgtagagcaatcaataagataacggtaaagtatcgccatcctattcctcgtcttgatgacatgttgaaTCAATTACATAgatccaaaatcttttctaaaattgatctaaaaagtgATTACCGTCATATTCGAATGAATCCTGGAGATGAATGGAAAACtgcttttaagaccaaatatgggctttatgagtg ggctttagtcacatggcaacattacttgtggccaagagagtttgtcattaaAAGTGACTATGAATTCTTGAAatacttgaagagtcaag gGAAAGACAATGTTGTTGCAGATGCACTTTCAAGAATGTATCTCTTAGTTTCTACCAtgacttctaaattgatgggttttgatcaaatcaagggactttatgctaatgatgttgattttgACAAGATTTTTGCAGATT TATTTGTAAGGGAAGCACATTGTGGAGGGATTATGGGTCACTTTGGAGTCCCAAAGATActagacatacttgctgaaaatttcttttggcctggaatgagaaaagatgttgaaagaatgtgtgcacagtgtttggaatgtaaacaagctaaatctaaagtgttaccACATGGTCTTTACAAGCCATTACATGTTCCTacttcaccttggattgatatttctatggattttgtgttaggtttgcctagaataaggtatggtaaggatagtatatatgttgtggtagataggttctctaaaatggctcgttttattccttgtttaaagactaatgatgcttcaAAAGATATTTCCATGTGGTATATATTTCCATGTTGCTGA